From a region of the Mytilus galloprovincialis chromosome 3, xbMytGall1.hap1.1, whole genome shotgun sequence genome:
- the LOC143067620 gene encoding replication factor C subunit 4-like isoform X2 gives MQAFLTGKSGLTKTKDKPTAKEPTREKSKHVPWVEKYRPKCVDDVAYQDEVVAVLKKSLQNADLPNLLFYGPPGTGKTSTILAASRELFGDMYKDRVLELNASDERGIDVVREKVKKFAQLTASGTRPDGKPCPPFKIVILDEADSMTKPAQAALRRTMEKQSRTTRFCLICNYVSRIIEPITSRCAKFRFKPLAEDILSKRLREICVKENIKCDDEAIHGLMYTSEGDLRKAITYLQSAARLKGEDEINKQDIYEIAGVIHDEIIDRLIEVCSTDSYEKLEQEIKVAIMEGYSGMQVISQLHDKLVEMEALTDKQKSVIMEKLAVVDKCLIDGADEYLQLMSLFTTMMSQICHGEK, from the exons ATGCAAGCATTCTTGACTGGAAAATCTGGTTTAACCAAGACAAAAGACAAACCAACTGCAAAAGAACCAACAAGAGAAAAAAGTAAACATGTTCCATGGGTGGAGAAGTA CAGACCAAAATGTGTTGATGATGTTGCTTATCAAGATGAAGTAGTAGCTGTATTAAAGAAATCTTTACAGAATGCAGAT TTACCAAATCTGTTGTTTTATGGTCCACCAGGAACAGGAAAAACATCAACAATTTTAGCAGCTTCTAGAGAGCTGTTTGG GGACATGTACAAAGACAGAGTTCTAGAACTAAATGCATCTGATGAAAGAGGAATCGATGTTGTTAGGGAAAAAGTGAAGAAATTTGCACAGCTTACAGCTAGTGGAACAAGACCCGA TGGCAAGCCATGTCCACCTTTTAAGATAGTAATTCTTGATGAAGCAGATTCCATGACTAAGCCAGCTCAG gcAGCATTGAGAAGAACAATGGAGAAGCAGTCGAGAACGACGCGATTCTGTTTGATATGTAACTATGTCAGTAGAATTATAGAACCTATTACATCTAGGTGTGCAAAGTTCAGGTTTAAACCATTAGCAGAAGACATCTTATCCAAAAGATTACGGGAAATCTGTGtgaaagaaaatattaaatgTGATGATGAG GCAATACATGGTTTAATGTATACGTCTGAGGGAGATCTGAGAAAAGCCATCACATATTTACAGAGTGCAGCAAGATTAAAAGGAGAAGATGAAATTAATAAACAAGATATTTATGAAATTGCTGGT GTTATTCATGATGAAATTATAGACAGGTTAATAGAAGTGTGCAGTACAGATTCTTATGAAAAATTGGAACAAGAGATAAAG gtAGCAATAATGGAAGGCTACTCTGGTATGCAGGTGATATCACAGTTACATGATAAACTGGTGGAAATGGAGGCACTAACAGACAAACAGAAATCTGTCATCATGGAAAAACTGGCT GTTGTAGACAAATGTTTAATTGATGGAGCTGATGAATATTTACAACTGATGTCTCTATTTACAACTATGATGTCACAGATATGTCATGGAGAAAAGTGA
- the LOC143067620 gene encoding replication factor C subunit 4-like isoform X1, whose translation MTMNISTMQAFLTGKSGLTKTKDKPTAKEPTREKSKHVPWVEKYRPKCVDDVAYQDEVVAVLKKSLQNADLPNLLFYGPPGTGKTSTILAASRELFGDMYKDRVLELNASDERGIDVVREKVKKFAQLTASGTRPDGKPCPPFKIVILDEADSMTKPAQAALRRTMEKQSRTTRFCLICNYVSRIIEPITSRCAKFRFKPLAEDILSKRLREICVKENIKCDDEAIHGLMYTSEGDLRKAITYLQSAARLKGEDEINKQDIYEIAGVIHDEIIDRLIEVCSTDSYEKLEQEIKVAIMEGYSGMQVISQLHDKLVEMEALTDKQKSVIMEKLAVVDKCLIDGADEYLQLMSLFTTMMSQICHGEK comes from the exons aTGACTATGAAC ATTTCTACAATGCAAGCATTCTTGACTGGAAAATCTGGTTTAACCAAGACAAAAGACAAACCAACTGCAAAAGAACCAACAAGAGAAAAAAGTAAACATGTTCCATGGGTGGAGAAGTA CAGACCAAAATGTGTTGATGATGTTGCTTATCAAGATGAAGTAGTAGCTGTATTAAAGAAATCTTTACAGAATGCAGAT TTACCAAATCTGTTGTTTTATGGTCCACCAGGAACAGGAAAAACATCAACAATTTTAGCAGCTTCTAGAGAGCTGTTTGG GGACATGTACAAAGACAGAGTTCTAGAACTAAATGCATCTGATGAAAGAGGAATCGATGTTGTTAGGGAAAAAGTGAAGAAATTTGCACAGCTTACAGCTAGTGGAACAAGACCCGA TGGCAAGCCATGTCCACCTTTTAAGATAGTAATTCTTGATGAAGCAGATTCCATGACTAAGCCAGCTCAG gcAGCATTGAGAAGAACAATGGAGAAGCAGTCGAGAACGACGCGATTCTGTTTGATATGTAACTATGTCAGTAGAATTATAGAACCTATTACATCTAGGTGTGCAAAGTTCAGGTTTAAACCATTAGCAGAAGACATCTTATCCAAAAGATTACGGGAAATCTGTGtgaaagaaaatattaaatgTGATGATGAG GCAATACATGGTTTAATGTATACGTCTGAGGGAGATCTGAGAAAAGCCATCACATATTTACAGAGTGCAGCAAGATTAAAAGGAGAAGATGAAATTAATAAACAAGATATTTATGAAATTGCTGGT GTTATTCATGATGAAATTATAGACAGGTTAATAGAAGTGTGCAGTACAGATTCTTATGAAAAATTGGAACAAGAGATAAAG gtAGCAATAATGGAAGGCTACTCTGGTATGCAGGTGATATCACAGTTACATGATAAACTGGTGGAAATGGAGGCACTAACAGACAAACAGAAATCTGTCATCATGGAAAAACTGGCT GTTGTAGACAAATGTTTAATTGATGGAGCTGATGAATATTTACAACTGATGTCTCTATTTACAACTATGATGTCACAGATATGTCATGGAGAAAAGTGA
- the LOC143067622 gene encoding zinc finger HIT domain-containing protein 1-like isoform X2 has translation MAEKRESGRVKDLQQKRVLDDAARRRRQRKALEALESDNFQDDPHADLKMSKKAPKFEESMEAVQQQGSGTKRQRKSRSDHFKFRYKKSFAALLEEDQRFEKEGPSYLSAQIPASRFPERHFCAVCGFTSNYTCVQCGARYCCVRCLGTHQDTRCLKWTA, from the exons GTAGAGTTAAAGATCTTCAGCAAAAAAGAGTCCTTGATGATGCTGCCCGTAGAAGAAGACAGAGAAAAGCATTGGAGGCACTGGAGTCTGATAACTTTCAAGATGATCCACATGCTGATTTGAAAATGAGCAAAAAAGCTCCTAAGTTTGAAGAGTCAATGGAGGCAG TCCAACAACAGGGATCAGGTACCAAAAGACAAAGGAAAAGTAGGAGTGACCATTTCAAATTTAGATACAAGAAAAGTTTTGCTGCTCTTTTAGAGGAAGAT CAAAGATTTGAAAAAGAAGGACCTTCATATCTATCTGCACAAATTCCAGCATCCAGATTTCCTGAGAGACATTTTTGTGCAGTTTGTGG ATTTACCTCCAATTACACATGTGTACAGTGTGGTGCAAGGTATTGTTGTGTGAGATGTTTGGGGACACACCAAGATACAAG GTGTTTGAAGTGGACAGCTTGA